A region of the Kaistia geumhonensis genome:
TCGACCCGATCGCCGACAAGGTTCTCGTCGCGGCCTGCCTTCTGGCGCTCGTCTTCGAGCGCACGATCGGCGGCGTCTCGATCTGGGCGGCGGTGATCATCCTGTCGCGCGAGATCCTCGTCTCGGGCCTCAGGGAATATCTCGCCGAACTCCGCGTCAGCGTCCCGGTGACGCGCCTCGCCAAATGGAAGACGGCAACCCAGATGGTCGCCATCGCCTTCCTTCTCGCCGGGCCGGCCGGCGATCTCTATTTCCCCTATACGACGACGGTCGGCCTCGTGCTGCTCTGGCTCGCGGCGCTCGTGACGCTCTATACGGGCTACGACTATTTCCGCGCGGGGCTTGGCCATCTGCTGGAAGACGACGAGCGATGAAGCTGCTCTATTTCGCCTGGGTGCGGGAGCGCATCGGGCTTGCGGACGAGACGATCGAACGCCCCGCCGGCGTCCATACCGTGTCCGACCTCATCGGATGGCTGCGCGCGCGCGGCGAAGGCTATGAGCTGGCGCTCGCCGAGCCCGGGGCGATCCGGGTCGCCCTCGACCGCGAGCATTCCGACCATGACGCGTCACTCGACGGTGTGCGCGAGGTCGCGCTGTTTCCCCCCATGACGGGCGGCTGAAGTGGCCGAAATCCGCACCGGAGTCTCCGGCGAGCCGCTCGACACGGCCGACCTGCTGGCGGCGTTTCACCAGGGTCGCACCGATATCGGCGCCGTCGTCACCTTCACCGGCATCTGCCGCGACGAGGATGGCCGCCTCGACGCGTTGGAACTCGAGCATTATCCGGGAATGGCCGAGGCCGAGCTCGCGCGCATCGCATGTCTCGCCGCCGATCGCTGGCCGGTGACCGATCTCACGGTGCTCCACCGTCACGGACGCGTCACGCCGGGCGAGCCGATCGTACTCGTCATCGCCGCTTCGACGCATCGACACGCCGCCTTCGAGGCCGCGGCGTTTGTCATGGATTTCCTGAAGACGCACGCGCCCTTCTGGAAGAAGGAGCATGCACGCGACGGCACGGCGACGGGCTGGGTCGCGGCGCGCGACACCGACGACGAGGCCGAGGCGCGCTGGGGCGAATCCCGTTGAGCGCGCTCGGCCCGGACGAGCTGGCCGAGAGATTCGGCGAGCATGCGGCTCTGGCCGCTGAACTCCTGCCCGAAGCGGTTCCGGCCGGCGACGGTGCCCATGACCTCGCCCATCTTCTCCGCGTCTTCAAGGCGGCCGAGGCGATCCGCGCGGAGGAAGGCGGGGACGGCCGCATCCTCGCCGCCGCCGTGCTGTTGCATGACTGCGTCGCGGTGGAGAAGAACGCGCCCGAGCGGCCCATGGCATCGCGTCTTGCCGCGAAACGGGCGTCGGAAATCCTCCGCCGCCTCGGCTGGGACGACGCCGCAATCGCCGCCGTGGCACATGCGGTCGCGGCACACAGCTTCTCGGCCGGCATTCCTCCCGAGACGCTGGAGGCGAAGATCCTGCAGGACGCCGACCGGCTCGACGCCATCGGCATGATCGGCATCGCCCGCTGCTTCTACATCGCCGGCCGGCTCGGCAGCGCGCTCTACGAGCCCGTCGATCCGGAGGCTCGGGCAAGACCGCTCGACGATGCCGCCTATGCGCTCGACCATTTCCCGGCCAAGCTGCTGAAGCTCGCTTCAGAGTTCAACACCTGCGCGGGCCGTCGCATGGCGGCCGAGCGCCACCAGCGGCTGGAGGCATTCCTCGCCGGCCTTGCCGACGAGATCTGACCGCCCTCGACCGGAGGGCAGGCTTCGATACCAACACGAGGATCGGTCGATGCTGAGGATCTGGGGTCGCGAGAATTCCAGCAATGTGAAAAAGGTGCTCTGGTGCGCCGAAGAACTCGAACTGGCGTATGAGCGCATTCCGGCCGGCGGCAGGCATGGCGTCGTCGACGACCCCGCCTATCGCGCGCTGAACCCGAACGGCCTTGTTCCGACGATCGAGGATGACGGGCTGGTTCTCTGGGAATCCAACGCCATCGTGCGTTATCTCGCCGCCCGCTATGGCGACGGCGTGCTGTGGCAGTCCGATCCGGTCCGCCGCGCCGGTGCGGACCGCTGGATGGATTTCTCGAACTCCTCCCTCGCGGCTCCCTATCGCGACCTGATGGTCAACCTGGTGCGCTCGCCGCCGGAGAAGCGCGACATGCGCGTCGTCGAGGCCGCCGTCGCGCGGCTCGGCCAGATGCTCGGCCATGTCGACGCCGCCCTTGCCGATCAGCCCTATCTCTCGGGCGAGGCGCTCGGCATCGGCGACATCCCGGCCGGGACGCTCGTGCAGGCCTGGTTCGCGCTGCCGATCGAGCGGCCGGAGCTGTCGCGTCTCGCCGGATGGTTCGCGCGGCTCTCCGAGCGGCCGGCCTATCGCAAGGCGGTGCTGATCCCCCTCACCTGACGCGAGCAAGTAAGCGAGCAAGAAAAAAGGCCGGGACATGCCCGGCCTCTATCGCTTTCGATCGGCCGGATGTCAGCCGACGATCTCGACGCCCGAGAACCAGTAGGCGATCTCCTGCGCCGCCGTCTCCGGCGCGTCCGAGCCATGAACCGAGTTTTCGCCGATCGAGACGGCGAATTCCTTGCGGATCGTGCCCTCGGCGGCATTGGCCGGGTTCGTCGCGCCCATGATCTCGCGGTTCTTGAGGATGGCGTTCTCGCCTTCCAGAACCTGAACGACGGTCGGGCCGGCGGTCATCGTTGCAACGAGCTCGCCGAAGAACGGCCGCTCCTTGTGAACCGCGTAGAAGCCCTCGGCCTGCGCCTTCGACATCCACACGCGCTTCGAAGCGACGACGCGCAGGCCGGCTTCCTCGAGCTTCGCGGTGATCTTGCCGGTCAGGTTGCGCTTGGTGGCATCGGGCTTGATCATCGAAAAGGTGCGTTCGATCGCCATGTCCGTCTCGTTCCTCGCTTGGGGGAAAATTCGCGCGCTGTATAGCCGTGCCACCGCATGGCGGCAAGGGCGACGGGACCCTCGAGGCCGGGGCGCGATTGCCGGCGCGCCGCGCCCTGCCCTAAGCTTCGTCCAAGAAGCGCCTCGATGCGCCAGCCGCGTCCATCATCGGGGATCGAGCGGAGGACCCACCATGAAGCAGCATCTCGTGATGATGGCCCACTACAATCGCTGGGCCAATGAACGCGTCTATCGGGCCGCGGCCACGCTGTCGGATGCGGACTGGCGCGCCGATCAGGGCGCCTTCTTCGGGTCGCTCGCGGGCACGCTCAACCATCTTCTCGTCACCGACCGCATCTGGATGCGCCGTTTCACGGGCGATGGCCCGGTGCACAGACGGCTCGACGACATCGTGACGGAGGACCGCGCTACGCTGACAGAGCTGCGCGAAGTCGAGGACGCGCGGATCATCGACTTTGTCGAAGGACTGGAGGCGGACCGGGTCGATGCTCCCGTCACCTACGGCCCGCTGACGTCGCCCGGCTCGTTCACCCAGCCGCTCGCCGCGCTCCTGATCCACCTCTTCAATCACGAGACGCATCACCGCGGCCAGGCGACGGTGCTCCTGACGCGCATGGCCGGCCGCAATGTCTGCGATCCGCTCGATCTCGTCGCCTTCCAGCGCATCAGCGGCCTTGGCATGGTCGCGGGAGCCGCCTGATCGCGCACGACTCGCGGCTGTGTGATCGCGATTGATGAAACCGCGAAAGGAAAGGCGCATTCATCCTGCACAGTTTCTTAAGGAGATGCGCAGTATGAAACGCTCTTTGGCCAATGCCGTTCTCCCGATGGTCACGCTGATGGCCTTCGAGGTCGCCGCGCTTTCGCTCGCCGCGCAGGCCTGGTTCTATTTCACCGCCGGCACGACCGTCATCGTGACGCTCGGCGGCGTGCTCGAAGCTTCGGGCATTCCGGCTCCGCCCGCGGAATGGATGGACGGCAGCGTCTACGACATGGTCTGGAATGAACCGCTCGCGCTGATCGCGATCGTCATCGGCCTCCTCGGCGCGACCTATGCCGGCATCGCCCGCTACGAGAGGGCCGAACGCGAAGGCAACTACGTCTATCCGTAAGCGCTCATCCGCTGCCTGCGACGATCGCGCATAGGGCGATCTTCACTCTCCTCCCGAGCTTCGCTTGCTAACGAGCGCCCCAGCAGCCAACACTCGTCATCGACAAAACAGACGAGTCACTGATGTTCCGGCTGCTCCCCCCGGCCACTCTCGGCGCCCTTATCTTCACCACGATCGCAGCCGCGGCCGCAGCGCCGGTCATAGAGCCGCGTACCCCGAGGGCGCTGACCGAAGAAGACACCGCCGAGGTGGTTGATTTCATTGTTGGAAATGCCGTCTTCGCGCTCTATCACCAGACCGGCCATCTTCTGATCAACCGCTACGGCGCACAGCCCAAGGGCATGTCGGAAGAGCGCGCGGCTGATTTCTTCGCGACACTAACACTGCTGGAGCCGCGCTCGGGAACGGGCGACCAGACGCTCGTGGATGCGATCGACAGCTGGAAGCTCGGCGGGCCGGGTACGCTTTCGATCGTCGCCGACGATGCGGGCCGGCGTAACCCGCACGCGCTGGACGAGACGCGAACCAACGCGCTCGTCTGCGACATGGTCGGGGCGGATCCCGAGGGCTTCGCCGACATCGCCGAAGCGGCCGGGCTCGACCCCGCAGCGCGGCGGCTTTGCGGGGCGACATGGAAGCGCGAGCAGGCGGCCTGGAAAGCGGCCGCCAAAGGTCTACCACCGGCGCCTGCGAAGCCGCAGACCTTCGCCGTCGCCTATGAGACGGCGGCACCGGAGGACGAGACGGCCGCGACAATTCTCGAGGACAATGGCGTGCTCGAAGAAGTCGCCGACAATCTCGCCGAGCGCTTCGCCTTCAAGAACCCGCCGACGCTTCGGGCGCGCAGTTGCGGCATGGCGTCCACACGGTTCGACGTCGAGGCCAACGAGCTGGTGCTCTGCTACGAGCTCTCGACGCTGCATGCCGAGATGATCATGCGCGATATCGAGCAGCGCAACTGACGGTGCACGGCAGGCGACGGCGTCGGTTGCATGTTCACTCGCATGTTCACTTGCATGGCGGGCTCCGGCACGGCAGATAGCCGCTCATGCTCCACGTCAACGACCTCACCTATCGCATCGCCGGCCGCACGCTTCTGGAAGGCGCCAGCATCGCGCTGCCCGATGGCGTGAAGGCGGGCTTCGTCGGGCGCAACGGCGCCGGCAAGACGACGCTGTTCAAGCTCGTGACGGGCGACATCGCGCCCGAAAGCGGGTCGATCGGGCTGCCGCGTGGCGTACGCATCGGCCAGGTGGCGCAGGAAGCTCCCGGCACCGAGCAGGCGCTGATCGATTTCGTTCTCGCGGCCGATACCGAGCGGCTCGCCCTCCTCGCCGAGGCCGAGCACGCCACAGACCCGCACCGCATTGCCGAGATCCAGATTCGCCTTGCCGATATCGGCGCCCATGCGGCCGAAGCCCGGGCGGCGACGATCCTCTCAGGTCTCGGCTTCGATTCCGAAGCGCAGAAGCGCCCCTGCTCGGCCTTCTC
Encoded here:
- the pgsA gene encoding CDP-diacylglycerol--glycerol-3-phosphate 3-phosphatidyltransferase — translated: MGARPPQRALLLSLPNILTYGRIVAVPLVVFCVVGGRDAWRWIALALFIAASITDYLDGYLARMWQQQSSIGRMLDPIADKVLVAACLLALVFERTIGGVSIWAAVIILSREILVSGLREYLAELRVSVPVTRLAKWKTATQMVAIAFLLAGPAGDLYFPYTTTVGLVLLWLAALVTLYTGYDYFRAGLGHLLEDDER
- the moaD gene encoding molybdopterin converting factor subunit 1, encoding MKLLYFAWVRERIGLADETIERPAGVHTVSDLIGWLRARGEGYELALAEPGAIRVALDREHSDHDASLDGVREVALFPPMTGG
- a CDS encoding molybdenum cofactor biosynthesis protein MoaE, producing the protein MAEIRTGVSGEPLDTADLLAAFHQGRTDIGAVVTFTGICRDEDGRLDALELEHYPGMAEAELARIACLAADRWPVTDLTVLHRHGRVTPGEPIVLVIAASTHRHAAFEAAAFVMDFLKTHAPFWKKEHARDGTATGWVAARDTDDEAEARWGESR
- a CDS encoding HD domain-containing protein; amino-acid sequence: MSALGPDELAERFGEHAALAAELLPEAVPAGDGAHDLAHLLRVFKAAEAIRAEEGGDGRILAAAVLLHDCVAVEKNAPERPMASRLAAKRASEILRRLGWDDAAIAAVAHAVAAHSFSAGIPPETLEAKILQDADRLDAIGMIGIARCFYIAGRLGSALYEPVDPEARARPLDDAAYALDHFPAKLLKLASEFNTCAGRRMAAERHQRLEAFLAGLADEI
- a CDS encoding glutathione S-transferase family protein, with protein sequence MLRIWGRENSSNVKKVLWCAEELELAYERIPAGGRHGVVDDPAYRALNPNGLVPTIEDDGLVLWESNAIVRYLAARYGDGVLWQSDPVRRAGADRWMDFSNSSLAAPYRDLMVNLVRSPPEKRDMRVVEAAVARLGQMLGHVDAALADQPYLSGEALGIGDIPAGTLVQAWFALPIERPELSRLAGWFARLSERPAYRKAVLIPLT
- the ndk gene encoding nucleoside-diphosphate kinase; the encoded protein is MAIERTFSMIKPDATKRNLTGKITAKLEEAGLRVVASKRVWMSKAQAEGFYAVHKERPFFGELVATMTAGPTVVQVLEGENAILKNREIMGATNPANAAEGTIRKEFAVSIGENSVHGSDAPETAAQEIAYWFSGVEIVG
- a CDS encoding DinB family protein; its protein translation is MKQHLVMMAHYNRWANERVYRAAATLSDADWRADQGAFFGSLAGTLNHLLVTDRIWMRRFTGDGPVHRRLDDIVTEDRATLTELREVEDARIIDFVEGLEADRVDAPVTYGPLTSPGSFTQPLAALLIHLFNHETHHRGQATVLLTRMAGRNVCDPLDLVAFQRISGLGMVAGAA
- a CDS encoding DUF4344 domain-containing metallopeptidase, yielding MFRLLPPATLGALIFTTIAAAAAAPVIEPRTPRALTEEDTAEVVDFIVGNAVFALYHQTGHLLINRYGAQPKGMSEERAADFFATLTLLEPRSGTGDQTLVDAIDSWKLGGPGTLSIVADDAGRRNPHALDETRTNALVCDMVGADPEGFADIAEAAGLDPAARRLCGATWKREQAAWKAAAKGLPPAPAKPQTFAVAYETAAPEDETAATILEDNGVLEEVADNLAERFAFKNPPTLRARSCGMASTRFDVEANELVLCYELSTLHAEMIMRDIEQRN